In a genomic window of Brucella anthropi ATCC 49188:
- the gltB gene encoding glutamate synthase large subunit: protein MTHLTPSVSNVVSHNVQNGTVKAATTAPNRTTRKTTAAGLPAAQGLYDPRNEHDACGVGFIAHMKGKKSHQVVENGLKMLENLTHRGAVGADPLMGDGAGILVQIPDRFFREEMARQGIDLPQPGHYGVGYLFMPRDPELRAHIEEIVKEVIAAEGQTFIGLREVPVDNSSLSKAPDIATTEPFHVQVFIGRNPMLETDDDFERRLFVLRKVISNRIYQENDGDDKGFYVVSMSARTVVYKGMFLAYQVGAYYQDLKDPRFESAVALVHQRFSTNTFPSWRLAHPYRMVAHNGEINTLRGNVNWMAARQASVDSELFGNDISKLWPISYEGQSDTACFDNALEFLHQGGYSLAHAMMMLIPEAWSGNKLMSDERRAFYEYHAALMEPWDGPAAVAFTDGRQIGATLDRNGLRPARYIVTDDDFVILASEAGVLPVEEKKVVKKWRLQPGRMLLIDMEEGRIVSDEEIKSQIAQKHPYKQWLANTQLILEDLNPVEPRALRKDVSLLDRQQSFGYTQEDTKLLMSPMATTGQEAIGSMGTDTPISAMSDKSKMLFTYFKQNFAQVTNPPIDPIREELVMSLVSFIGPRPNIFDLVGTSRRKRLEVRQPILTNGDLEKIRSIGHTEDRFDTKTLDITYNTGEGAAGMHGAIERLCDRAEAAVHGGYNIVILSDRQVGPDRIPIPALLATAAVHHHLIRKGLRTSVGLVVESGEPREIHHFCCLAGYGAEAINPYLAFDTLLDMHRRREFPPEVDENEVVKRYIKSIGKGILKVMSKMGISTYQSYCGAQIFDAVGLQTGFVDKFFFGTATSIEGVGLDEIAEETVRRHTDAFGSDPVLLTSLEVGGEYAYRMRGEAHLWSPDAVARLQHAVRTSNPETFTEYTRMLDSKSAQAKTIRGLFNIRFAEERGLKPVSIDEVEPATEIVKRFSTGAMSFGSISREAHTTLARAMNAIGGKSNTGEGGEEPDRFYPLPDGKPNPERSAIKQVASGRFGVTTEYLVNSDLIQIKVAQGAKPGEGGQLPGHKVDATIAKTRHSTPGVGLISPPPHHDIYSIEDLAQLIYDLKNVNPAADISVKLVSEVGVGTVAAGVAKARADHITVSGYDGGTGASPLTSLKHAGSPWEIGLAETHQTLVLNGLRSRVALQVDGGLRTGRDVIIGALLGADEFGFSTAPLIAAGCIMMRKCHLNTCPVGVATQDPVLRKRFKGTPEHVINFFFYLAEEVRALLAEMGFTKLEQIIGETEFLEKQAMIDHWKAKGLDFSRIFYKPEAEKHEIYWTERQHHPIEDVLDRKLIAEAMPALEDRQPVKIDIDIKNVDRSAGAMLSGEVAKRFRHKGLPEDTIAVTLRGTAGQSFGAFLARGVSFELIGDGNDYVGKGLSGGRIVIRPPEDTRIVAEDSIIVGNTVLYGALEGECYFRGVAGERFAVRNSGAVTVVEGVGDHGCEYMTGGVVVVIGQTGRNFAAGMSGGVAYVLDEEGDFAQRCNMAMVELEPVPEEDDILEKLHHHGGDLMHKGRVDVSANMTHHDEERLVQLIANHLHYTGSTRAKDILDNWESYRPKFVKVMPVEYRRALEDMERMRIGVAAE from the coding sequence ATGACGCATTTGACGCCATCTGTATCGAATGTGGTTTCTCACAACGTACAGAACGGAACGGTCAAAGCTGCGACGACCGCTCCCAACCGAACGACGCGAAAAACGACAGCGGCGGGTTTGCCCGCAGCGCAAGGACTTTACGATCCGCGCAACGAACATGATGCGTGCGGCGTTGGCTTTATTGCGCATATGAAGGGCAAGAAGTCGCATCAGGTCGTTGAAAACGGCCTCAAGATGCTGGAAAACCTCACCCATCGTGGTGCGGTTGGTGCCGACCCGCTGATGGGCGATGGCGCCGGCATTCTCGTGCAGATTCCGGATCGCTTCTTCCGCGAGGAAATGGCGCGCCAGGGCATCGATCTGCCGCAGCCTGGTCATTACGGCGTCGGCTATCTGTTCATGCCGCGCGATCCAGAATTGCGTGCCCATATTGAAGAGATCGTCAAGGAAGTCATCGCTGCCGAAGGCCAGACCTTTATCGGCCTGCGCGAAGTGCCTGTCGACAATTCGTCCCTGTCCAAGGCGCCGGATATTGCCACAACCGAACCGTTTCACGTTCAGGTTTTCATCGGACGCAATCCGATGCTGGAGACGGACGACGATTTCGAGCGCCGTCTGTTCGTTCTGCGCAAGGTCATTTCCAACCGCATCTATCAGGAAAATGACGGCGACGATAAGGGCTTCTATGTCGTGTCCATGTCGGCGCGTACGGTCGTCTACAAGGGCATGTTCCTCGCTTATCAGGTTGGTGCCTATTATCAGGATCTGAAAGACCCGCGTTTCGAAAGCGCGGTGGCGCTGGTGCATCAGCGCTTCTCCACCAACACTTTCCCGTCCTGGCGTCTGGCGCACCCATACCGCATGGTTGCGCATAACGGTGAAATCAACACGCTTCGCGGTAACGTCAACTGGATGGCTGCGCGTCAGGCTTCGGTGGACTCGGAACTGTTCGGCAACGATATTTCCAAGCTCTGGCCGATTTCCTACGAAGGCCAGTCGGACACGGCTTGCTTCGACAATGCGCTCGAATTCCTGCATCAGGGCGGCTACAGCCTTGCCCATGCGATGATGATGCTGATCCCGGAAGCATGGTCAGGCAACAAGTTGATGTCGGATGAACGCCGCGCGTTCTATGAATATCATGCAGCACTGATGGAACCATGGGACGGTCCGGCAGCGGTGGCTTTCACGGACGGTCGCCAGATTGGCGCGACGCTCGACCGCAACGGCCTGCGTCCGGCGCGCTATATCGTGACGGACGATGATTTCGTCATTCTGGCTTCGGAAGCCGGTGTTCTGCCGGTCGAGGAAAAGAAAGTCGTCAAGAAGTGGCGTCTCCAGCCGGGCCGCATGCTGCTGATCGATATGGAAGAGGGTCGCATTGTTTCGGACGAGGAAATCAAGTCCCAGATTGCGCAAAAGCACCCTTACAAGCAGTGGCTCGCCAACACGCAGCTCATTCTGGAAGACCTCAATCCGGTCGAACCACGTGCGCTGCGCAAGGATGTGAGCCTTCTCGACCGCCAGCAGAGCTTCGGCTACACGCAGGAAGACACCAAGCTGTTGATGTCGCCCATGGCCACGACCGGTCAGGAAGCCATTGGTTCGATGGGTACGGATACGCCGATTTCGGCCATGTCCGACAAGTCGAAGATGCTGTTCACCTATTTCAAGCAGAACTTCGCGCAGGTCACCAACCCGCCGATCGATCCGATCCGCGAAGAACTGGTGATGAGCCTTGTCTCGTTCATCGGCCCGCGTCCGAATATTTTCGACCTTGTCGGCACGTCACGCCGCAAGCGTCTGGAAGTGCGCCAGCCGATCCTGACCAATGGCGATCTGGAAAAGATTCGTTCCATCGGCCACACGGAAGACCGCTTCGACACCAAGACGCTCGACATCACCTACAATACGGGTGAGGGGGCAGCCGGTATGCACGGCGCAATCGAGCGCCTTTGTGACCGTGCCGAAGCGGCTGTTCACGGCGGCTACAACATTGTCATCCTGTCGGATCGTCAGGTTGGTCCGGATCGCATTCCGATCCCGGCTCTTCTGGCGACGGCAGCCGTGCACCATCACCTGATCCGCAAGGGCCTGCGCACTTCGGTCGGTCTGGTGGTGGAATCGGGCGAGCCGCGCGAAATACATCATTTCTGCTGCCTCGCTGGCTACGGTGCCGAGGCGATCAATCCTTACCTCGCCTTCGACACGCTGCTCGACATGCATCGCCGTCGCGAGTTCCCGCCGGAAGTGGACGAGAATGAAGTCGTCAAGCGCTACATCAAGTCCATCGGCAAGGGCATCCTCAAGGTCATGTCCAAGATGGGCATCTCGACCTATCAGTCCTATTGCGGCGCGCAGATTTTTGATGCAGTTGGCCTGCAGACGGGCTTTGTCGACAAGTTCTTCTTCGGCACGGCAACGAGTATTGAAGGCGTTGGTCTCGATGAAATCGCGGAAGAAACCGTACGTCGCCACACCGACGCTTTCGGCAGTGATCCGGTTCTCCTGACCTCGCTGGAAGTTGGCGGTGAATATGCCTACCGTATGCGCGGCGAGGCTCACCTGTGGTCGCCGGATGCAGTTGCCAGGCTGCAGCATGCGGTGCGCACCTCCAATCCGGAGACCTTCACCGAATATACGCGCATGCTCGACTCCAAGTCGGCGCAGGCGAAGACTATTCGCGGCCTGTTCAATATTCGTTTCGCTGAAGAGCGCGGTCTGAAGCCGGTTTCCATTGATGAGGTCGAACCGGCGACGGAAATCGTCAAGCGCTTCTCGACGGGTGCGATGTCCTTCGGCTCGATCTCCAGAGAAGCCCACACAACGCTGGCGCGCGCCATGAACGCGATTGGCGGCAAATCGAACACCGGCGAGGGTGGTGAGGAGCCAGATCGCTTCTATCCGCTGCCGGATGGTAAGCCGAACCCTGAACGTTCTGCCATCAAACAGGTGGCATCGGGCCGTTTCGGTGTGACGACGGAATATCTCGTCAACTCCGATCTGATCCAGATCAAGGTCGCGCAGGGTGCAAAGCCCGGCGAAGGCGGACAGTTGCCGGGTCACAAGGTCGATGCGACTATCGCCAAGACCCGTCACTCGACGCCGGGGGTAGGCCTCATTTCGCCGCCGCCGCACCATGACATCTATTCGATCGAGGATCTGGCGCAGCTGATCTACGACCTGAAGAACGTCAATCCGGCTGCCGATATCTCGGTCAAGCTGGTGTCGGAAGTGGGTGTGGGCACGGTTGCTGCTGGTGTTGCCAAGGCGCGTGCCGACCATATCACCGTGTCGGGGTATGATGGCGGTACGGGCGCCTCGCCGCTTACCTCGCTGAAACATGCCGGAAGTCCCTGGGAAATTGGCCTCGCCGAAACCCACCAGACGCTGGTGCTGAACGGGCTTCGCTCCCGCGTGGCATTGCAGGTCGATGGCGGCTTGCGCACCGGTCGCGACGTCATTATTGGCGCGCTGCTCGGTGCGGATGAGTTCGGTTTCTCGACCGCTCCGCTGATTGCTGCCGGTTGCATCATGATGCGCAAGTGTCATCTGAACACCTGCCCGGTGGGCGTGGCAACGCAGGACCCGGTTCTGCGCAAGCGCTTCAAGGGCACGCCGGAACACGTCATCAACTTCTTCTTCTATCTGGCGGAAGAAGTGCGTGCCTTGCTGGCAGAGATGGGCTTCACCAAGCTGGAACAGATTATCGGCGAGACCGAGTTTCTGGAAAAGCAGGCCATGATCGACCATTGGAAAGCCAAGGGTCTCGATTTCAGCCGCATCTTCTACAAGCCTGAAGCCGAGAAGCACGAGATCTACTGGACCGAGCGTCAGCATCACCCGATTGAGGATGTCCTTGATCGCAAGCTGATTGCCGAGGCTATGCCCGCACTTGAAGACCGCCAGCCGGTCAAGATCGACATCGATATCAAGAATGTCGACCGTTCTGCCGGTGCGATGCTTTCCGGTGAGGTTGCCAAGCGTTTCCGTCACAAGGGCCTGCCGGAAGACACCATCGCCGTTACCTTGCGCGGTACGGCTGGCCAGTCTTTCGGTGCGTTCCTGGCGCGCGGCGTCTCGTTCGAACTGATCGGCGATGGTAATGACTATGTCGGCAAGGGACTTTCGGGTGGTCGTATCGTCATCCGCCCGCCGGAAGACACGCGCATCGTTGCCGAAGACTCCATCATCGTCGGCAATACCGTGCTCTACGGTGCGCTTGAAGGTGAGTGCTACTTCCGCGGTGTTGCAGGCGAGCGTTTCGCCGTCCGCAACTCCGGCGCGGTCACGGTTGTCGAAGGCGTGGGCGACCACGGTTGCGAATATATGACCGGCGGTGTCGTCGTGGTTATCGGTCAGACGGGTCGCAACTTTGCGGCGGGCATGTCGGGCGGCGTCGCCTACGTGCTTGACGAGGAAGGCGATTTCGCCCAGCGCTGCAACATGGCGATGGTCGAACTGGAACCGGTTCCGGAAGAGGACGACATCCTCGAAAAGCTGCATCACCATGGCGGCGACCTCATGCACAAGGGCCGTGTGGACGTTTCGGCCAACATGACCCATCATGACGAGGAACGTCTGGTGCAGCTGATCGCCAATCATCTGCATTACACCGGCTCGACGCGGGCGAAAGATATTCTCGACAATTGGGAGAGCTATCGTCCCAAATTCGTGAAAGTCATGCCGGTCGAATACCGCCGTGCTCTGGAAGATATGGAGCGTATGCGGATCGGTGTTGCTGCTGAATAG
- a CDS encoding threonine aldolase family protein has product MHFASDNWAGAHPKIAESLSLHAAGFAAAYGASELDKRVEQRFNELFEREVAVYFVGTGTAANSLALASVNRPGGVSLVHREAHVIEDECGAPEYFTGGARLHPIDGAHGRIDPELLKRELRRFNPAFVHAGQPMAVSITQATEVGTLYQPEHIATISKICRDAGLPLHMDGARFANALVSLDMTPAEMTWKQGVDIVSFGGTKNGCWCAEALVFMDPARAKDLPFIRKRAAQLFSKTRFVAAQFDAYLRDDLWLELARHSNALAARLAGHINASSQMRLAWKPEANEVFAIMKQSVYDRLRNAGAIFYDWNPPHSEVNRISDGEIFARFVTSFANTEEDVDRFADLIA; this is encoded by the coding sequence GTGCATTTTGCGTCAGACAATTGGGCAGGCGCCCACCCGAAAATCGCCGAGAGCCTTTCGTTGCATGCTGCAGGTTTTGCGGCAGCCTATGGCGCAAGCGAACTCGACAAGCGCGTCGAGCAGCGCTTCAACGAATTGTTCGAGCGCGAAGTTGCCGTGTACTTTGTCGGAACAGGAACAGCCGCCAACTCGCTGGCGCTGGCCAGCGTCAACCGGCCCGGCGGAGTTTCGCTGGTGCACCGCGAAGCGCATGTGATCGAGGACGAGTGCGGTGCACCTGAATATTTCACCGGCGGCGCACGTCTGCATCCGATTGACGGTGCGCATGGCCGCATCGACCCCGAACTTCTCAAGCGCGAACTGAGGCGGTTCAATCCGGCTTTCGTTCATGCTGGGCAGCCCATGGCCGTCAGCATCACGCAGGCGACCGAAGTTGGTACGCTCTACCAGCCCGAACATATCGCCACCATTTCCAAGATCTGCCGCGATGCCGGTCTGCCACTGCATATGGACGGCGCACGCTTTGCCAATGCGCTTGTTTCGCTGGACATGACACCAGCCGAAATGACCTGGAAACAGGGCGTGGACATCGTTTCCTTCGGAGGTACGAAAAACGGCTGCTGGTGCGCCGAAGCATTGGTCTTCATGGACCCGGCCCGCGCCAAGGACCTACCGTTCATCCGCAAACGCGCGGCACAGCTCTTTTCCAAGACACGCTTTGTGGCAGCGCAATTCGATGCTTACCTGCGAGACGATCTCTGGCTGGAACTGGCACGTCACTCCAATGCACTCGCCGCGCGCCTCGCCGGTCATATCAATGCGTCGAGCCAGATGCGCCTTGCCTGGAAACCGGAAGCCAATGAGGTCTTCGCCATCATGAAACAGTCGGTCTATGATCGTCTGCGCAATGCCGGAGCGATTTTCTACGACTGGAACCCCCCGCATTCGGAAGTGAACCGCATCAGCGACGGCGAAATTTTCGCCCGCTTTGTGACGAGCTTCGCCAACACGGAAGAAGATGTCGACCGGTTCGCTGACTTGATCGCCTGA
- a CDS encoding Hsp20 family protein produces MRHVDFSPLYRSTVGFDRLFSMLDTLASPEGNQSYPPYNIERTGENTYRITMAVAGFSESELEIEAHRNLLTIKGQKADENASDIGEVLYRGIASRAFERRFQLADFVEVAGASLKNGLLHIDLKREIPEQMKPRKIEVAKAGSDSAQQIEAKTAH; encoded by the coding sequence ATGCGTCACGTAGATTTTTCCCCGCTCTATCGTTCCACGGTCGGTTTCGATCGGCTCTTCTCCATGCTTGATACGCTCGCTTCGCCGGAAGGTAACCAGTCCTATCCGCCGTATAATATCGAGCGCACGGGTGAGAACACCTATCGCATCACCATGGCGGTCGCGGGCTTTTCCGAAAGTGAACTCGAAATCGAAGCGCATCGCAACCTGCTGACGATCAAGGGTCAGAAGGCGGATGAAAATGCTTCCGATATCGGTGAAGTTCTCTATCGTGGTATCGCCTCACGTGCTTTCGAGCGCCGTTTCCAGCTTGCCGACTTCGTTGAAGTCGCCGGTGCGAGCCTCAAGAACGGTCTCCTGCACATCGATCTCAAGCGCGAGATTCCAGAACAGATGAAACCGCGCAAGATCGAAGTTGCCAAGGCTGGCTCCGACAGCGCTCAGCAGATCGAGGCGAAAACCGCGCATTAA
- a CDS encoding alpha/beta fold hydrolase: MSELLFETDANPIPHGIKAGLLEAKGGKTLRYAILKADAKPIRGTVVLLQGRNEFIEKYFETMTDLTARGFTVVTFDWRGQGGSHRLLKDRQRGYVRSFEDYSDDLDLILDQIALPDCPPPFYILGHSAGALVALSSMGRLTSRISRMVLCAPFMGLDGQRLSDDNVRRIASAFRWLGLGQVYASGGRRLASRPFAGNPLTSDPARFMRNMEIPRLHPDLALGGPTARWLWSALETSRRINQPDFYNGPTVPVLIVAAGADRVVSTSVIERFVARTRNVSLTTITGARHEMLQEADFYREQLWAAFDAFIPGSSEVETMPETIEPLASGI, translated from the coding sequence ATGTCGGAACTACTTTTCGAAACCGATGCGAATCCTATACCGCACGGGATCAAGGCTGGCCTGCTTGAAGCGAAGGGCGGCAAGACCCTGCGCTATGCCATTCTGAAAGCCGACGCGAAACCGATACGGGGAACAGTGGTCCTGCTTCAGGGACGCAACGAGTTTATCGAAAAATACTTCGAAACCATGACCGATCTGACCGCGCGCGGCTTCACGGTCGTAACATTCGACTGGCGCGGACAAGGCGGCTCGCACCGGTTGCTGAAGGACCGCCAGCGCGGCTATGTCCGCAGTTTCGAAGATTATTCCGACGATCTCGACCTTATCCTTGACCAGATCGCCTTGCCCGACTGTCCCCCGCCCTTCTACATTCTCGGCCATTCCGCCGGTGCGCTTGTGGCGCTTTCTTCGATGGGCAGACTGACATCGCGCATCAGTCGCATGGTGCTGTGTGCGCCCTTCATGGGGCTTGATGGGCAACGGCTCAGCGATGACAATGTACGCCGCATCGCCTCCGCCTTTCGATGGCTCGGCCTCGGCCAAGTTTACGCATCCGGCGGACGCAGACTGGCTTCGCGTCCCTTTGCAGGCAATCCGCTGACCAGCGACCCGGCACGCTTCATGCGTAATATGGAAATTCCACGCCTTCACCCGGATCTTGCGCTTGGCGGTCCGACCGCCCGGTGGCTCTGGAGCGCTCTCGAAACGTCTCGGCGCATCAATCAGCCGGATTTCTATAATGGACCCACAGTACCGGTCCTCATCGTTGCCGCTGGCGCAGACCGCGTGGTTTCCACATCGGTGATCGAGCGTTTTGTCGCCCGCACGCGCAATGTCTCACTGACCACAATTACCGGCGCACGTCATGAGATGCTTCAGGAAGCCGACTTTTATCGTGAGCAGCTCTGGGCCGCCTTCGATGCCTTCATTCCGGGCTCGTCAGAGGTCGAAACCATGCCGGAGACCATTGAGCCCCTAGCCTCCGGTATTTAG
- the hisN gene encoding histidinol-phosphatase encodes MLIDKAFFSEVAAAAAAQTLPRFRQLTEIDNKYSVGFDPVTEADRAAERAIRAVIGSVFPDHGILGEEYGPENIDRSHVWVIDPIDGTRAFISGLPVWGTLLGLTVDGDATAGMMSQPFTGELFYSDGNGAYLARNGGEDAPRRLSVRKNATLADATMFTTTPALFKGESRKGFDRLESAVRLSRYGVDCYAFAMLASGFADIVVEAGLQPYDIVALIPLIEQAGGVVTQRDGSPAEKGGDVVAAASPELHRAALDLLNS; translated from the coding sequence TTGCTGATCGATAAGGCATTTTTTTCCGAAGTGGCTGCAGCGGCAGCTGCTCAGACGCTTCCGCGTTTTCGTCAGCTGACGGAAATCGACAACAAATATAGCGTTGGTTTCGATCCGGTGACCGAAGCGGACAGGGCGGCGGAGCGTGCGATTCGTGCGGTTATTGGCAGCGTTTTTCCCGACCATGGTATTCTTGGGGAAGAATACGGGCCGGAGAATATTGACCGCAGCCATGTCTGGGTCATCGATCCCATTGATGGGACCCGTGCTTTCATTTCTGGCCTGCCGGTCTGGGGCACGCTTTTGGGACTGACTGTCGATGGCGATGCCACGGCGGGAATGATGTCGCAGCCCTTCACCGGCGAGTTGTTCTACAGCGATGGTAATGGTGCTTATCTCGCGCGTAATGGCGGCGAAGACGCGCCTCGCCGTCTGTCGGTGCGCAAGAATGCAACCTTGGCCGATGCCACGATGTTTACGACGACGCCTGCTCTTTTCAAGGGTGAAAGCCGCAAGGGATTTGATCGGCTGGAAAGCGCGGTGCGTCTGTCCCGCTATGGAGTTGATTGCTATGCCTTCGCAATGCTCGCAAGCGGTTTTGCCGACATTGTCGTTGAAGCGGGTCTCCAGCCCTATGACATTGTCGCTCTCATTCCGCTGATTGAGCAGGCTGGCGGTGTGGTGACGCAACGTGATGGCAGTCCGGCGGAAAAGGGCGGCGATGTTGTCGCCGCAGCTTCTCCTGAACTGCACAGGGCAGCGCTTGATCTGCTGAATAGCTGA
- a CDS encoding N-formylglutamate amidohydrolase produces the protein MSLERDFSLIPPFEICAPAEQRIPFVFNSPHSGRYYPHSFVEASRLDALSIRHSEDCYVDELFASAMRLGAPLLKAHFPRAFLDVNREAYELDPRMFAEPLPPFVNSQSARVAGGLGTVPRLVGEGQLIYPGRIPLAEAFYRIEDLYKPYHQTLDTLLQSTRQRFGYAVLIDCHSMPGGARPGEVGSRPDFIVGDRFGRSCSERLTQAAIDLLQDLGYTVAHNKPYAGGFITEHYGRPAMACHALQIEINRSLYVNEQNLHKLAGFETLCADLHGFLSDLTSLPDDLFIAPPLAAE, from the coding sequence ATGAGTTTGGAGCGCGATTTTAGTCTGATACCGCCCTTCGAGATATGCGCTCCGGCGGAACAGCGCATTCCGTTCGTCTTCAATTCACCGCATAGCGGACGCTATTACCCGCATTCTTTCGTCGAAGCGTCGCGTCTCGACGCCTTGAGCATACGTCATTCGGAAGACTGTTATGTCGATGAGCTTTTTGCTTCCGCCATGCGGCTCGGTGCGCCCTTGCTCAAGGCGCATTTTCCGCGTGCGTTTCTCGATGTGAATCGCGAAGCCTATGAACTGGATCCGCGCATGTTCGCCGAGCCATTGCCGCCTTTCGTCAATAGCCAGTCGGCGCGCGTTGCAGGCGGGCTTGGAACGGTGCCGCGTCTGGTCGGTGAGGGGCAGCTGATTTATCCGGGGCGCATTCCACTCGCCGAAGCATTTTACCGTATCGAAGACCTCTACAAGCCTTACCACCAGACGCTTGATACACTGCTTCAGTCCACCCGTCAGCGTTTCGGTTATGCGGTTCTGATTGACTGCCATTCGATGCCCGGCGGCGCACGGCCCGGCGAAGTCGGATCGCGTCCGGATTTCATCGTTGGTGATCGTTTCGGTCGCTCGTGCAGCGAAAGGCTGACGCAGGCTGCCATCGATCTGCTGCAGGATCTGGGCTACACTGTTGCGCACAACAAGCCCTATGCGGGCGGGTTCATCACGGAGCATTACGGGCGGCCTGCTATGGCGTGTCATGCCCTGCAGATTGAAATCAATCGCAGTCTTTATGTGAACGAGCAGAACCTGCATAAGCTTGCCGGTTTCGAAACGCTCTGTGCCGATCTGCATGGGTTTCTGAGCGACCTGACATCCCTGCCGGACGATCTCTTTATCGCGCCACCTCTGGCCGCAGAATAA
- the cpdR gene encoding cell cycle two-component system response regulator CpdR — MKRILLAEDDNDMRRFLVKALEKAGYHVTHFDNGASAYERLQEEPFSLLLTDIVMPEMDGIELARRATEIDPDLKIMFITGFAAVALNPDSDAPRDAKVLSKPFHLRDLVNEIEKMLIAA, encoded by the coding sequence ATGAAGAGAATCCTTCTAGCTGAAGATGACAATGATATGCGCCGCTTCCTCGTCAAGGCGTTGGAAAAAGCCGGTTATCACGTGACGCACTTCGACAACGGCGCGAGTGCCTATGAAAGATTGCAGGAAGAGCCTTTCTCCCTTCTGCTGACCGATATTGTCATGCCGGAAATGGACGGCATCGAACTGGCGCGGCGCGCGACAGAAATCGACCCGGATCTGAAGATCATGTTCATTACGGGCTTCGCCGCTGTCGCCCTCAACCCCGATTCGGACGCGCCGCGCGACGCAAAGGTGCTTTCCAAGCCGTTCCACCTGCGTGACCTGGTGAACGAAATAGAAAAAATGCTGATCGCCGCCTGA
- a CDS encoding protein-L-isoaspartate(D-aspartate) O-methyltransferase, whose protein sequence is MRNFEKARVQMVEQLVHRGIHDTRVLEAMGTLAREKFIDEGFIEFAYDDTPLPIKNGQTISQPYMTAFMIASAHLGGGEHVLEIGTGSGYAAAIIAQIAGQIFTVERYSTLAEAAQQRFEDLGCDNIHVRTGDGSNGWPEEAPFDAIIVAAGAPEIPSPLKEQLKPGGRLIIPVGSMAGTQRLLCITRKSTEEFDEEDLGGVMFVPLVGNKAWPDMN, encoded by the coding sequence ATGAGAAATTTTGAGAAAGCTCGTGTCCAAATGGTGGAGCAGCTTGTCCATCGCGGTATCCATGACACGCGCGTGCTGGAAGCGATGGGCACGTTGGCTCGTGAGAAATTCATCGATGAAGGCTTTATCGAGTTTGCCTATGACGACACACCTCTACCAATCAAAAATGGCCAAACGATCTCACAACCATATATGACTGCCTTTATGATTGCATCGGCGCATCTGGGTGGGGGTGAACACGTTCTCGAAATTGGAACAGGCTCCGGCTACGCTGCGGCGATCATAGCACAGATTGCCGGTCAGATATTTACTGTCGAACGGTATTCCACCCTTGCCGAAGCCGCGCAACAACGCTTCGAAGACCTCGGCTGCGATAATATCCATGTGCGCACGGGCGACGGCAGCAATGGTTGGCCAGAAGAAGCTCCTTTCGACGCGATAATTGTTGCAGCGGGTGCTCCGGAAATCCCCTCCCCGCTCAAAGAGCAGCTCAAACCAGGCGGGCGGCTCATCATACCGGTCGGCAGTATGGCGGGTACCCAGCGCCTTTTGTGCATCACCCGTAAATCTACGGAGGAATTCGACGAGGAAGATCTCGGCGGTGTGATGTTCGTACCGCTTGTGGGAAATAAGGCCTGGCCCGACATGAACTGA
- a CDS encoding flavodoxin family protein, producing MTVSSLPPLKAIALNATLKRSADQNPSSTDRMLHYLDTHLVPYGVQTEHVRLSEFNIEPGVTSRESEDDEWPALRTKILDADILIFGTPIWLGQPSSICKRVLERMDAFLSETDDANRMPSYGHVAVAAVVGNEDGAHFVSSQLYQALNDVGFTLPANGVTYWVGEAMQSTNFVDLGEVPETVVSATKILAANCVHLARLLKAAPYPGSE from the coding sequence ATGACAGTGTCTTCCCTTCCTCCCCTCAAAGCTATCGCGCTCAATGCCACCTTGAAGCGAAGTGCAGACCAGAATCCATCTTCGACCGACAGGATGCTACATTATCTCGATACACATCTTGTTCCTTATGGCGTGCAAACGGAGCATGTGCGGCTGAGTGAATTCAACATCGAACCCGGCGTTACATCGCGCGAAAGCGAAGACGACGAGTGGCCGGCACTCAGAACCAAAATCCTCGATGCGGATATTCTTATTTTCGGCACGCCGATCTGGCTCGGTCAACCATCAAGCATCTGCAAGCGCGTGCTGGAACGTATGGATGCATTTCTTTCAGAGACCGATGATGCCAACCGAATGCCGTCTTACGGGCATGTCGCCGTCGCGGCAGTGGTTGGGAACGAGGACGGGGCACATTTCGTGTCATCCCAGCTCTATCAGGCGTTGAACGATGTGGGCTTCACCCTGCCTGCCAACGGCGTAACCTACTGGGTGGGCGAGGCGATGCAATCAACCAATTTCGTCGATCTGGGAGAGGTACCCGAAACAGTCGTTTCCGCTACCAAAATACTGGCTGCCAATTGCGTACATCTGGCACGATTGTTGAAGGCCGCTCCTTATCCCGGTTCAGAATAA